A region of the Bryobacteraceae bacterium genome:
TCGTACTTGAGCAGGTGTGCGAGGGTTTTCGTGTCAGTGAGGTCGTTGGTGGCGACGAACTCGATTTCCGGATTGTGGATGCCCGCCCGCAGGACGTTGCGTCCGATGCGGCCGAAGCCGTTGATCGCGACTTTGAGTGCCATTCAGGAGTGTCCTCTCTGGATTAGAATGAAGGGCTCCCTATCAGGATATCAAAGGGAAGGATGGCCATGACCCGGATCTTCATGACGTTGCTGTTTCCCCTGCTGCTGGCCGGCCAGGCGCAGCCGCCCTTCAGCAGGCAGTACCTGGAACCGAAGCCCTTCGACGCAGCCGAAAACGAACGGCTGCTGAAACTGTTCGACGGTTTGCGCGTGGCCGACGTCAACGACGGACTGGACATTGCGGGCCTGCCCGACGTGATGACGATGAGCCCGGACATTTTGCCGCTGTGGCGGGACGAGAAGGACTTCCGCCACCGGATCATCGGCTTTGCGGTGACGCTGCGCATTGTGCCGGCGCAGGCGCGGACGCCGGACTTTGCCAGCGAGGAGGAGTTCGCCAAATGGGAAGGGCGGTGGTACAGCCAGTTGACGCCCGAGGAGTTCGCGCGCTGGCTGAGCCCCGGGGCGGTGCTGGTGATCGACGCGCAGGGCACGCGCGATGCGGGCTTCTGCGGCTCCAACAACGCGCTGAACTGG
Encoded here:
- a CDS encoding 4-carboxy-4-hydroxy-2-oxoadipate aldolase/oxaloacetate decarboxylase, whose protein sequence is MTRIFMTLLFPLLLAGQAQPPFSRQYLEPKPFDAAENERLLKLFDGLRVADVNDGLDIAGLPDVMTMSPDILPLWRDEKDFRHRIIGFAVTLRIVPAQARTPDFASEEEFAKWEGRWYSQLTPEEFARWLSPGAVLVIDAQGTRDAGFCGSNNALNWFSRGMRGIVTSGGCRDADENILQRIPIYQRQHTRGINPGRVQIESYNRPVVVGSVLVMPGDIIVADSDGVVVVPRAKAEAVAASARRILEGDKKARRRLYEKTGRPLDPTVK